One stretch of Thermanaerosceptrum fracticalcis DNA includes these proteins:
- a CDS encoding HEPN domain-containing protein: MSKEEKVNEWLMITEEDLDVAVLCFKGSKYLHCAYMCQQAVEKALKALITANGQVPSPIHDLYALAEDAEIDDALTTEQKFFLRALTTYAIAARYPERKKKLYSLCKQEEAEKLLRLAEVFVSWIKEKINEKLLQEKRSLEN; the protein is encoded by the coding sequence ATGTCTAAAGAAGAAAAAGTTAATGAATGGCTTATGATAACAGAAGAAGATTTAGATGTAGCGGTGCTATGTTTTAAAGGCTCAAAATATTTGCATTGTGCCTATATGTGCCAGCAGGCAGTAGAAAAAGCATTAAAAGCATTAATAACTGCTAACGGCCAAGTTCCAAGCCCGATACATGATCTTTATGCTTTAGCCGAAGATGCCGAGATTGATGATGCTTTAACCACTGAACAGAAATTTTTTCTTAGAGCATTAACAACCTATGCAATTGCAGCCAGATACCCAGAAAGGAAAAAGAAGTTATACTCTTTGTGTAAACAAGAAGAAGCAGAAAAATTACTGAGGTTAGCCGAGGTGTTTGTGTCATGGATAAAAGAAAAAATAAACGAAAAATTGCTTCAAGAGAAACGATCATTAGAAAACTGA
- a CDS encoding nucleotidyltransferase domain-containing protein yields MDKRKNKRKIASRETIIRKLKEATASLEKEIKIDKVYLFGSYANGNPRDYSDVDVAVISPDFGKNFINETVFLMEFFHKTGLIVEPHVYTRDEYKEAIEGTFLYDEVIQKGITI; encoded by the coding sequence ATGGATAAAAGAAAAAATAAACGAAAAATTGCTTCAAGAGAAACGATCATTAGAAAACTGAAAGAAGCGACTGCGTCCTTAGAAAAAGAAATAAAAATAGATAAAGTGTATCTCTTTGGTTCCTACGCAAATGGGAACCCTAGAGATTACAGCGATGTAGACGTTGCAGTAATATCACCGGATTTTGGCAAAAACTTCATCAACGAAACTGTGTTCTTGATGGAATTTTTCCATAAGACAGGGTTAATAGTGGAACCCCACGTCTATACAAGAGATGAGTACAAAGAGGCTATCGAAGGCACTTTTTTGTACGATGAGGTGATACAAAAAGGAATAACTATATAA
- a CDS encoding recombinase family protein yields MLFGYARVSTKDQNLDLQIDALKAAGVDERNIFTDKVSGTTKERPQFQKLLEILRAGDTLVVYGLDRAGRSLRHLVELMEELRVRGIEFVSLRENIDTTSATGKLIFGIFAALAEFERDLIVERIRAGLTAARARGRKGGRPKKDKKKIELALKMYSQKTYTIKEIATATGVSKTTLYRYLKN; encoded by the coding sequence ATGCTTTTTGGATATGCAAGAGTATCCACAAAAGACCAAAACCTGGACTTGCAGATTGATGCTTTGAAGGCGGCCGGTGTTGACGAACGCAATATTTTCACAGATAAAGTGAGCGGGACCACAAAAGAACGCCCTCAGTTCCAAAAACTCCTTGAAATTCTGAGGGCGGGGGATACCCTTGTCGTTTATGGTTTGGATCGGGCCGGGCGATCTTTGCGGCATTTGGTGGAACTTATGGAGGAACTGCGGGTGAGAGGCATCGAATTCGTAAGCCTGAGAGAAAACATAGACACTACTTCAGCCACAGGCAAACTCATATTCGGGATATTTGCAGCCCTTGCCGAATTCGAGAGGGATCTAATTGTCGAACGGATAAGAGCCGGGCTGACTGCAGCAAGGGCCAGGGGCAGGAAAGGCGGAAGGCCGAAAAAGGATAAAAAGAAAATTGAACTGGCGTTAAAAATGTATAGCCAAAAAACGTACACCATCAAAGAAATAGCTACTGCAACAGGTGTCAGCAAAACGACACTATACAGGTATCTGAAAAACTGA
- a CDS encoding DUF2325 domain-containing protein, which translates to MVQNKKIHMAVHLEYYCRKCKKVVSARVHEYEPVSCFEELDKQLDSTNQPIIPFACPQCGTEQYPEDIVMYDITDGKMTRVLVDKIGSSKIPVVNGEETPYGNVMSKEEQAEYERGLAKIKDHFKEHEKEFWQNYCTFAVEKWQVVLKEINEKEYLEAYRTLGVPLQPSTANLHAWRRDAEKRFQSKTEKEIFWRAANQYIIHHEFLWTPTDSWPMDDFIRLYGRERVTYLTLHIPLPEELEKYRTIKLSQIIKKRTGETGVLFERIGQLGRELEKHKKRAGQLGQTVLELRKEINKLQEELAQTKRELARKPVVVDRQAEDARKIKEFKGLIRELREEIERLRNKLPQEEKEHSFEEDQMENKQQETAQPETDLSVLAGKTVLIVGWPNEETKGENCKIFWHDGDKVDIKLQALLKEADILVFLTRFGSHAAMWWLKEQAIEENKPIYFVKSRNVQRILQDIAEKQKTQ; encoded by the coding sequence ATGGTACAAAACAAGAAAATCCATATGGCCGTTCATTTAGAATACTACTGCAGAAAGTGCAAAAAAGTCGTATCCGCCAGGGTCCATGAATATGAGCCTGTCAGTTGCTTCGAGGAACTGGACAAACAGTTGGATAGCACTAATCAACCTATCATACCTTTTGCCTGTCCCCAATGTGGCACCGAACAATACCCCGAAGATATTGTCATGTACGACATTACCGACGGCAAGATGACCAGGGTGTTGGTTGACAAAATCGGGAGTTCCAAAATACCGGTTGTAAACGGGGAAGAAACGCCCTACGGAAATGTTATGTCGAAAGAGGAACAGGCCGAGTACGAACGGGGCCTGGCAAAGATAAAAGATCACTTCAAAGAGCACGAGAAAGAGTTTTGGCAAAACTATTGTACCTTTGCTGTTGAAAAATGGCAGGTAGTCCTCAAGGAAATAAATGAAAAGGAGTACCTTGAAGCATATCGTACCCTGGGAGTGCCGTTGCAGCCTTCGACAGCCAACCTCCATGCTTGGCGTAGGGATGCTGAAAAGAGATTTCAGAGCAAAACGGAAAAAGAGATATTTTGGCGTGCAGCCAACCAGTACATTATTCATCATGAATTCTTGTGGACCCCGACCGATTCCTGGCCGATGGATGACTTTATCAGGCTTTATGGCCGGGAAAGGGTAACATATTTAACCTTGCACATACCCCTTCCGGAAGAACTGGAAAAGTACAGAACAATCAAACTGAGCCAGATAATAAAAAAACGCACTGGTGAAACGGGCGTTCTTTTTGAGCGTATAGGCCAATTGGGAAGGGAACTGGAGAAACACAAAAAAAGGGCCGGACAATTAGGCCAAACAGTTTTGGAACTTAGAAAAGAAATAAACAAGCTCCAGGAAGAGTTAGCTCAAACAAAAAGGGAATTGGCAAGAAAACCGGTGGTGGTAGACCGGCAAGCGGAAGATGCGAGGAAAATCAAGGAATTCAAGGGGCTTATCAGAGAGCTCCGGGAAGAAATCGAAAGACTAAGGAACAAACTGCCTCAAGAAGAAAAAGAACACTCATTTGAAGAAGATCAGATGGAAAACAAACAACAGGAAACAGCCCAGCCCGAAACCGATCTTTCGGTTCTTGCGGGGAAAACCGTTCTGATTGTCGGTTGGCCAAACGAGGAAACGAAAGGTGAAAACTGCAAAATTTTCTGGCACGATGGGGACAAAGTGGACATAAAACTGCAAGCCCTGTTAAAAGAGGCAGACATACTTGTCTTTCTCACCAGGTTCGGCTCCCATGCCGCCATGTGGTGGTTGAAGGAGCAAGCAATCGAAGAAAACAAACCTATATATTTCGTAAAGTCAAGGAACGTGCAGAGGATACTCCAGGATATAGCAGAGAAGCAAAAAACGCAATAA
- a CDS encoding DUF4258 domain-containing protein, translating into MVCKDPEGCKKKSKEYSLAYACEIEIGGQEEFNKLKEVYATKGLSCLGFSKHAQQRMLERAISETELRTIIFDGDIIEYHQNEFGTTKMVVWGHIRISSKKYRPLHIILKKRANDSKYSVVTLYDPRTEAWRWDKTYTKRICFCVATK; encoded by the coding sequence ATGGTCTGTAAAGACCCGGAAGGATGCAAGAAAAAAAGCAAAGAATATTCTCTTGCTTATGCCTGCGAAATAGAAATCGGTGGGCAAGAGGAATTTAATAAGTTAAAAGAAGTCTATGCAACTAAAGGATTAAGTTGCTTAGGCTTCTCAAAACACGCTCAGCAAAGAATGTTAGAGCGTGCTATATCAGAAACAGAGCTCCGAACAATCATATTCGACGGTGATATTATCGAATATCACCAAAACGAATTCGGAACCACAAAAATGGTAGTATGGGGCCACATCCGCATATCAAGTAAGAAATACCGCCCCTTACACATTATTTTAAAAAAACGTGCCAACGACAGCAAATACTCCGTCGTCACCCTTTACGATCCCAGAACTGAGGCGTGGCGATGGGATAAAACCTACACAAAAAGAATATGTTTTTGTGTAGCGACAAAATAA
- a CDS encoding YgiT-type zinc finger protein — MVRDNMLRVRMTDGEMLLLHAKAARERSSLSEVIRRAVVEYEPMLPPKPGLCPEEDEDVPMESILYDDVRELEVGDEKHTITITGIPAEKCPKCGTIIFDLDLMAELEKAELRMVNYFTRKGKEWPEKISIEELARLLDH; from the coding sequence ATGGTAAGAGATAACATGCTGAGGGTGAGAATGACCGACGGTGAGATGCTCCTTTTGCACGCCAAGGCTGCCAGGGAAAGGAGCAGCCTGTCCGAAGTGATACGGCGTGCTGTGGTAGAGTACGAACCGATGCTGCCGCCCAAGCCTGGCCTGTGCCCGGAGGAAGATGAGGATGTGCCGATGGAATCCATACTGTACGATGATGTACGGGAACTGGAGGTGGGGGATGAAAAACACACCATAACAATAACAGGAATCCCCGCAGAAAAATGTCCAAAATGCGGCACAATAATCTTTGACCTGGACCTCATGGCCGAACTGGAGAAGGCGGAGCTCCGCATGGTCAATTACTTCACCCGGAAAGGTAAAGAGTGGCCGGAAAAGATCAGCATAGAAGAACTTGCCCGGCTGCTCGACCATTAA
- a CDS encoding DUF6744 family protein has product MLQNMVAVQNQETKAHIGHLFWYSIGDDLYSRSLLEQTLVRAGLSLSYMPNEIRPVDAFRRSTKEVETSRNLGNGLQENYITRDVYYDPAVAVRHIVKETVDSKGKRLSYNENEAILTLDKKADAIHFSADPNSYAWKLCEEAVRLFEVFKEHHNGQAVRGMVQAVLKTLSPTPVRPSGGVYFIPAVHDRALCQLVQFCSSFAKGEGFKIPVVNSEESVRMVETKVKDHLDSLLGQCRQALQDGSIPKAKLAELINETKNVVAGYRDYEEIIQKSKQEIDGRIEIIRDALSLLMDKVKAGENMG; this is encoded by the coding sequence ATGTTGCAAAACATGGTCGCAGTGCAAAATCAAGAAACAAAAGCCCACATCGGGCACCTGTTTTGGTACTCCATCGGAGACGACTTATACAGCCGGTCCCTGCTGGAACAAACGCTCGTTAGAGCGGGCTTATCGTTGAGCTACATGCCCAACGAGATCAGGCCCGTGGATGCTTTCAGGCGGTCCACCAAAGAAGTGGAGACCAGCCGAAACCTGGGCAACGGACTGCAAGAAAACTATATCACCCGGGACGTATACTACGACCCGGCTGTGGCGGTCCGGCACATTGTTAAGGAAACCGTGGACTCCAAGGGCAAGAGGCTGTCATACAACGAAAATGAAGCCATCTTGACCCTGGACAAAAAGGCTGATGCAATCCATTTTTCAGCCGATCCCAACTCCTACGCCTGGAAGCTGTGCGAAGAAGCCGTCCGTCTCTTTGAAGTTTTCAAAGAGCACCACAACGGCCAGGCAGTAAGAGGCATGGTGCAGGCAGTGCTGAAAACCCTGTCGCCGACTCCGGTGCGGCCCTCGGGTGGAGTATACTTCATTCCAGCCGTTCACGACCGGGCTTTATGCCAATTGGTACAGTTTTGCTCCAGTTTTGCCAAGGGCGAGGGCTTCAAAATTCCGGTCGTCAACTCCGAGGAATCCGTCCGGATGGTTGAAACCAAGGTGAAGGATCATCTGGACAGCCTGCTCGGACAATGCAGGCAGGCTTTGCAAGATGGGTCCATCCCCAAGGCAAAGCTGGCGGAGCTGATCAACGAAACCAAAAACGTAGTCGCCGGTTACCGGGACTACGAAGAAATCATCCAAAAATCCAAGCAGGAAATAGACGGACGGATAGAAATTATCCGGGACGCCTTAAGTCTGCTTATGGATAAAGTTAAGGCTGGTGAAAACATGGGGTAA
- a CDS encoding AAA family ATPase: MINKINEIKKFLGSIYLEREHIIHGLLTAFVARQHVLLVGPPGTAKSALVADLAKCITGTNYFQWLLTRFSTPEELFGPVSLKGLEQDTYKRNTHGKLPEAHIGFVDEIFKANSAILNALLTLANERLFYNNGGIVQSPLFSLVGASNEWPEEGEGLEALFDRFLFRYEVGNIADGNNFILMLQSNVPPQRPTISLEELEQLQMQAEMMTTVHLDVLEALLVIRDDLKVEGVRPSDRRFRQCLSLLKAAAVLDGRDFVKRKDLAILSDVLWVTPEKNEREIVRRVVTDLALDPVEKELAQIMDVTNELMVELGAALPEIKNSQGADAAQKALEYNTKLKGLKEQVALLPDRDDIKESKQNILQKIDDSMKLVKTAMLAV; this comes from the coding sequence ATGATCAATAAAATCAACGAAATCAAAAAATTCCTGGGTTCCATATACCTGGAAAGAGAGCATATCATCCACGGCCTTTTGACCGCCTTTGTCGCCCGCCAGCACGTTTTGCTCGTAGGGCCTCCCGGCACGGCAAAATCCGCACTGGTGGCGGACCTGGCAAAGTGCATAACGGGAACAAACTACTTCCAGTGGCTTTTGACCAGGTTCAGCACGCCGGAGGAACTGTTCGGGCCGGTGTCCTTAAAGGGGCTTGAACAGGACACCTACAAGCGGAACACTCACGGCAAGCTCCCGGAAGCCCATATAGGGTTCGTGGATGAAATTTTCAAGGCCAATTCCGCCATTCTGAACGCCTTATTGACGCTTGCCAACGAGCGTTTGTTTTACAACAACGGCGGCATTGTCCAGTCTCCGTTGTTCTCGCTCGTTGGTGCTTCCAATGAGTGGCCGGAAGAAGGGGAAGGGCTGGAGGCGTTGTTCGACCGGTTCCTGTTCAGGTATGAGGTGGGCAACATCGCCGACGGCAACAACTTCATCCTCATGCTGCAAAGCAACGTTCCTCCTCAGCGTCCTACCATCAGCCTGGAGGAACTGGAGCAGTTGCAGATGCAGGCGGAGATGATGACCACGGTGCATCTGGACGTTCTGGAGGCCCTGCTGGTAATAAGAGATGATTTAAAGGTTGAAGGGGTTCGTCCATCCGACCGCCGGTTCCGGCAGTGTTTGTCCCTTCTGAAAGCGGCGGCAGTCCTGGATGGCAGGGATTTCGTCAAAAGAAAAGACCTCGCTATTCTCTCTGATGTTCTCTGGGTGACTCCGGAAAAGAACGAACGAGAAATAGTGAGAAGGGTAGTAACCGACCTGGCCCTGGACCCCGTGGAAAAAGAACTGGCCCAAATTATGGATGTCACCAACGAATTGATGGTGGAATTGGGGGCTGCTCTTCCCGAAATCAAGAACAGCCAGGGTGCCGACGCTGCCCAAAAAGCCCTTGAGTACAACACGAAACTCAAGGGATTAAAAGAACAGGTTGCTCTCCTGCCGGACAGGGACGACATCAAGGAGTCGAAGCAAAACATATTGCAAAAAATAGATGACTCCATGAAGTTGGTCAAGACGGCCATGTTGGCCGTTTAG
- a CDS encoding VWA domain-containing protein, with amino-acid sequence MAKRKYFHSCLNTDSYDRQSFQRLMNISPKLDALEKRGDIIFPGFVNLMGDQWSCLYKATPRLLPETEISETALYHKPLIKKLMESEEYGKLRETTVLDDFSSVLGTMITSEKIIEYIENRKKIDEELKEKLKQQKELQQRLEKLQNSMQNNKKGPTQKQKEKEKALQNELNNLSQQVTQSLADGLPVNQILSQAAQETKETKDSMEELLSGSQPGSGHMEMQKIPLRNQLELAMQLKQYPKIKKVAEWAGRFKRIARKKQKSKNVFSVERQGISLGSDPELLLPTELAQLKNPATRLDFYRRFAEKQTLQYTPLGKEQAGKGPIVLCLDQSGSMNRLKEQAAGFALAIAMIARAQRRDFAYITFDSSIGEVFTFPKGKISTEAIVEMATSFLGGGTNFEKPLSEAIKIIQKTARFKNADIIFVTDGEAEIGEDFLRNYKLQKERLKFQCMGCILGNGSSYINNHLAKVTDELFYAQDLIEAAENSSIFKI; translated from the coding sequence ATGGCAAAAAGGAAATACTTTCATAGCTGCCTGAATACCGACAGCTACGACAGGCAGTCTTTCCAACGGCTGATGAACATATCGCCAAAGCTGGATGCCCTTGAAAAAAGGGGCGACATAATTTTTCCCGGTTTTGTGAATCTCATGGGGGACCAGTGGTCTTGTTTATACAAGGCCACTCCCCGACTTCTGCCGGAGACGGAAATAAGCGAAACTGCCCTTTACCACAAACCTCTGATCAAAAAACTCATGGAATCGGAGGAATATGGGAAATTAAGGGAAACGACGGTACTCGATGATTTTTCCTCGGTGCTTGGCACGATGATAACGAGCGAAAAAATCATTGAGTATATAGAAAACAGAAAAAAAATAGATGAGGAGCTGAAAGAAAAACTGAAACAGCAGAAAGAACTCCAGCAACGACTGGAAAAGCTCCAAAACTCCATGCAAAACAACAAAAAAGGGCCAACCCAAAAACAAAAAGAGAAAGAAAAGGCCCTGCAAAACGAGCTTAATAATCTCTCTCAGCAGGTGACGCAATCTCTTGCGGATGGGCTGCCTGTCAATCAAATATTGTCCCAGGCGGCACAGGAGACTAAGGAAACAAAAGACAGCATGGAAGAACTGCTGTCCGGTTCGCAGCCGGGTTCAGGCCATATGGAAATGCAGAAAATACCACTCCGCAATCAACTTGAACTTGCGATGCAGTTGAAACAATATCCCAAGATCAAGAAAGTTGCGGAATGGGCGGGACGGTTCAAGCGTATAGCCCGGAAAAAACAAAAATCCAAGAATGTTTTTTCCGTGGAGCGGCAAGGCATATCGTTGGGCAGTGATCCCGAACTGCTCTTGCCGACAGAACTGGCCCAGTTGAAAAATCCGGCCACCAGGCTTGATTTTTACCGGCGGTTTGCGGAAAAACAGACCTTGCAGTACACGCCGTTAGGAAAAGAGCAGGCCGGGAAGGGCCCGATTGTTTTGTGCCTGGACCAGTCGGGCAGCATGAATCGTTTAAAGGAACAGGCGGCGGGCTTTGCATTAGCCATAGCTATGATAGCTAGGGCCCAAAGGAGGGATTTTGCCTATATAACCTTTGACAGCAGCATTGGTGAGGTTTTTACCTTCCCCAAAGGCAAAATCTCGACAGAAGCCATCGTAGAGATGGCTACAAGTTTTCTGGGAGGCGGAACAAATTTTGAAAAACCCCTCTCAGAAGCAATAAAAATCATACAGAAAACCGCCCGGTTCAAAAATGCTGATATAATCTTTGTCACGGACGGAGAGGCGGAAATCGGCGAAGACTTTTTGCGGAACTACAAACTTCAAAAAGAGCGGCTGAAATTCCAGTGCATGGGTTGTATCCTGGGCAATGGGTCCTCGTACATAAACAATCATCTTGCTAAAGTAACAGACGAACTGTTTTACGCCCAGGACCTCATAGAAGCAGCCGAAAACAGCAGTATTTTTAAGATATAG
- a CDS encoding type II toxin-antitoxin system HicA family toxin has protein sequence MKRRELIKILVQNGWYLARHGSSHDIYTNGAKSQPVPRHNEINEVTAKNILKRAGIKII, from the coding sequence GTGAAACGGCGGGAATTAATAAAAATACTTGTCCAAAATGGTTGGTATCTTGCCCGGCATGGTTCTAGCCATGATATATATACAAACGGAGCAAAATCTCAACCTGTTCCAAGACATAATGAGATAAACGAAGTCACGGCTAAAAATATATTAAAAAGAGCAGGAATAAAAATAATCTGA
- a CDS encoding type II toxin-antitoxin system HicB family antitoxin — protein MKIAYPVILTPVEGMYAVTVPDLNIYTQGKDITEAILMAQDAINMWICFEQDEGRFIPKPGKLADLEIKPGEIKTLVNIEVGDFIPAFPVINN, from the coding sequence ATGAAAATTGCTTATCCTGTAATTTTAACGCCCGTAGAAGGAATGTACGCCGTAACGGTTCCTGATCTAAACATATATACTCAAGGCAAAGATATTACCGAAGCTATATTAATGGCTCAAGACGCCATTAATATGTGGATTTGTTTTGAACAGGACGAGGGAAGATTTATTCCCAAACCGGGTAAATTAGCAGATTTAGAAATTAAACCGGGCGAGATCAAAACTCTTGTAAATATCGAGGTTGGTGATTTTATACCCGCATTTCCCGTAATTAATAATTAA
- a CDS encoding YopX family protein: MFESKTPNVEFRGKRKDDGKWIYGYYVEDREGPSILYRHPDGSLDRKKVIPKTAGQYVGIKDRHKKKVYTGDILKVYDSFLAIVENHYALQLGGSVKDFRISFDTMAEIEEFEIVGNVHENPELLSTGRW, translated from the coding sequence ATGTTTGAATCGAAAACCCCAAACGTTGAGTTTAGGGGCAAAAGAAAAGATGATGGCAAGTGGATTTATGGATATTACGTTGAAGATAGAGAAGGGCCATCAATTCTCTATCGTCACCCCGATGGAAGTCTTGACCGTAAGAAAGTTATCCCCAAAACAGCAGGGCAATATGTCGGAATTAAAGACCGGCATAAAAAGAAGGTATATACGGGGGATATTCTTAAGGTCTACGACAGTTTTCTAGCCATTGTTGAAAATCATTACGCTCTACAACTAGGAGGGAGCGTAAAAGATTTTCGCATTTCCTTTGATACAATGGCTGAAATTGAAGAATTTGAAATTGTCGGCAACGTCCACGAAAATCCAGAACTATTGAGTACTGGACGTTGGTAG
- the nrdG gene encoding anaerobic ribonucleoside-triphosphate reductase activating protein, which translates to MLIRLAAPCTHESVVDGTGLRMVVWTQGCPHDCKGCHNPQTHDINGGFWVPVKRIIREFCSNERLFRMYHGITISGGEPFLQPEACAEIAKKIKNFGKSVWVYTGYTIEQLLAAKREDWLELLQYTDVLVDGPFIQEKRSLDLAFRGSSNQRIIPKQEFAKYARKTA; encoded by the coding sequence ATGCTTATTCGTCTTGCCGCACCTTGTACCCATGAAAGCGTTGTCGACGGTACGGGGCTGAGGATGGTGGTCTGGACCCAGGGCTGTCCTCACGATTGCAAAGGATGCCATAATCCTCAAACGCACGATATTAACGGCGGTTTTTGGGTCCCGGTAAAAAGGATCATCCGGGAGTTTTGTTCTAACGAGCGTTTGTTCAGGATGTACCACGGTATTACTATATCTGGCGGGGAACCGTTTCTCCAGCCCGAAGCCTGTGCGGAAATAGCCAAGAAAATCAAGAACTTCGGAAAGTCCGTATGGGTATATACAGGGTATACCATAGAACAACTCCTGGCTGCCAAAAGAGAGGATTGGCTTGAGCTTTTGCAGTATACTGACGTTCTGGTTGACGGGCCTTTTATTCAAGAAAAACGCAGTTTGGACCTGGCTTTCCGGGGCTCAAGCAACCAGAGGATCATACCAAAACAAGAATTTGCAAAATATGCAAGAAAAACTGCCTGA
- a CDS encoding DUF7448 domain-containing protein — MLGKIKSIEEVFDLRVNPECSMDGYKVETEKHIFYILIDNKQSCSESWGYLSSEDNLNNFIGANLIEIKLTDKALNQSVVDNSGYYEDNGGIQFVDFITDQGIFQLAVYNAHNGYYGHGILVTKDNEVLMKVNL; from the coding sequence ATGCTAGGGAAAATAAAAAGTATTGAAGAAGTTTTCGATCTTAGAGTCAATCCTGAATGTTCTATGGACGGCTATAAAGTTGAAACCGAAAAACATATTTTTTACATACTAATAGATAATAAGCAATCTTGCAGTGAAAGTTGGGGTTATCTATCCAGCGAAGATAATTTGAATAATTTTATTGGGGCCAACCTGATCGAAATTAAATTAACAGATAAAGCATTAAATCAGTCTGTTGTAGACAACTCTGGTTACTACGAAGATAATGGAGGAATACAGTTTGTTGATTTTATTACTGATCAGGGTATTTTTCAGTTAGCAGTATACAATGCCCACAATGGATATTATGGGCATGGAATTTTAGTTACAAAAGATAATGAAGTTTTAATGAAAGTTAATTTGTAA
- a CDS encoding zinc-ribbon domain-containing protein: protein MMVMKEKEAIASLKNIIEYWTYRPTEVEAAKAAIKALEKQIPQKVLELHGDGGFCPVCHMHNLDVFKYCTRCGQKLEWE, encoded by the coding sequence ATGATGGTAATGAAAGAAAAGGAAGCAATTGCCAGCTTAAAAAATATCATAGAGTACTGGACATATAGACCAACAGAGGTTGAAGCCGCAAAAGCGGCTATCAAGGCACTAGAGAAGCAAATACCGCAAAAAGTCCTTGAGTTGCATGGTGATGGGGGTTTTTGCCCCGTTTGCCATATGCACAACCTAGACGTTTTTAAATATTGCACTAGATGCGGTCAAAAATTAGAGTGGGAATAA
- a CDS encoding AbrB/MazE/SpoVT family DNA-binding domain-containing protein: MESRIIKVSSKKQITIPQVFYEKLGLGREVECILKGDELIIRRHDKANDDYSDLILQDLVNQGYAGDELVKEFRKMKARIRIAAQELIDDAVSLAKKDTRDRDAVHKEIFSDVD; the protein is encoded by the coding sequence ATGGAATCTCGGATAATCAAGGTATCATCTAAAAAACAAATAACAATACCCCAGGTATTTTATGAAAAATTAGGTTTAGGACGGGAAGTAGAATGTATCTTAAAGGGCGACGAGTTAATTATTAGGAGACATGATAAAGCAAACGACGATTACTCCGACCTAATTCTGCAAGACCTAGTCAATCAGGGCTACGCAGGTGATGAGTTAGTGAAAGAATTTCGTAAGATGAAAGCCAGGATAAGAATAGCTGCTCAAGAATTAATAGACGATGCCGTTTCTTTGGCCAAGAAAGATACTCGAGATCGTGATGCCGTGCATAAAGAAATTTTTTCTGATGTGGATTAA
- a CDS encoding type II toxin-antitoxin system RelE/ParE family toxin produces MLPVQYLPQAEKYLKKIRDPQLKRRFKEAIDNIRKNPQVGKAKKYDLAGIMGYDIYYKNTNYEIAYKVVEIEGKTVLIILAGTRENFYDELKKYLKKQR; encoded by the coding sequence ATGTTGCCAGTACAATATTTGCCTCAAGCAGAGAAATATCTTAAAAAGATTCGTGACCCACAACTTAAACGCCGGTTTAAAGAAGCTATTGACAATATCAGAAAAAATCCACAAGTTGGAAAGGCGAAAAAATATGATCTAGCTGGCATTATGGGCTATGACATATATTATAAAAACACCAATTATGAAATTGCATACAAAGTAGTAGAGATCGAGGGGAAAACAGTATTAATCATCCTGGCTGGAACTAGGGAAAACTTTTATGATGAATTAAAAAAATATTTAAAAAAACAAAGATAG